One Deltaproteobacteria bacterium genomic window, GGCCTTTCAACTGGCATTGAAATCCCTTGAACTGAAAAAGGGCGCCGAGATCATCTTCCCCATTTTTACCTTCCCGGTCATGCCGATGGTTGCGAAAATTCTCGGCTACCGACCTGTTTTCTGCGAGGTGGATCCCGTGACGTTCAACGCCGGCCCCGAGCATATCGAACCCAAGATCACCGCTGACACGGGTGCCGTGCTGGCCACGCATCTGTTCGGGAAACCCTGCCCGATCAATGAAATCAAAGCGTTGGCCCGGCAACGGGGTATCCGTCTGCTGGAGGACTGTGCCCATGCCTGCGGTGTACGCGTGGACGGGAAAGCGGTGGGGACTTTCGGGGATATCGGCCTGTTCAGTTTCGCCGAGGGGAAAAACATGCCCTGTTTTGGTGGGGGTGCCATTGCCATATCGGATCCTGTGATCGCAGCTAGAGCCGGGCAAATATTGGCCGAATCGGCCATGCAGTCCAAAGATGAAATAGTCAAAAAGGCGATCTCGGTCTGGCTGAAATGGCTGGCTACGATTCCCTGGGTATTCGGCATCACCATGTATCCGGCATTGAGACTCAAACAGATGCTGAACCAGCCGTTGCTGGACTCCTCCGTAGGGGACGACCTGCTCTACCAGTTTGAGCGATCACAACCCCAAATCAAACGCATGTCCAACCTGCAGGCCGCCGTCGGGCTCGTTCAGCTGCGTTACATCGATGCCTTTAACGAAGGCGCGCGGCTAAATGGCCAGGCATTGACCGAGGAGTTGGGGAAGGTAAAATCGGTCACGGCGCCGCCGACCTCGGACAAAAATAACATCTACGTGTACTATCCCCTCTCGGTCTCACCGGAAATGCGCGATGACCTGCGCCATTTTTTGCTCAGGCACGGGATCGATTCGAAGATAACCGATATGTCCGACTGCTCCGTGCTGACACCTTTCCAGAATGGCCGCAACGATGACAAACACCGGGAAGGGCCCAGCGAAGCATCTATCCTGGAAATCTGTGTGTACCCTATGATCTCAACGGCCAAAATGCGTCGTATCGGTCGGGTGATACGAGCCTGGGATGCCGCAAAACACTGACCGCATAAATCGGCGATCTCCGGTAGAGCCTTAAGATATGAAGCAGCCCCCCGAAGGGGCCTGTTCTGCCGCCGGCACTGATTTGTTTGGGGTTGACACAATGCTTCAAAGGACAGCGGTTTGAAACATGATTGCTGCCAGTTATACCGATTCTCATACATCTGTTCTGCTTGAAACG contains:
- a CDS encoding DegT/DnrJ/EryC1/StrS family aminotransferase, which gives rise to MTLIGSVPRRAVNLAPGTLRTLIRHLPGSKAQQGPSIEAFYQAFGQWLGTPHVFGAASGRSAFQLALKSLELKKGAEIIFPIFTFPVMPMVAKILGYRPVFCEVDPVTFNAGPEHIEPKITADTGAVLATHLFGKPCPINEIKALARQRGIRLLEDCAHACGVRVDGKAVGTFGDIGLFSFAEGKNMPCFGGGAIAISDPVIAARAGQILAESAMQSKDEIVKKAISVWLKWLATIPWVFGITMYPALRLKQMLNQPLLDSSVGDDLLYQFERSQPQIKRMSNLQAAVGLVQLRYIDAFNEGARLNGQALTEELGKVKSVTAPPTSDKNNIYVYYPLSVSPEMRDDLRHFLLRHGIDSKITDMSDCSVLTPFQNGRNDDKHREGPSEASILEICVYPMISTAKMRRIGRVIRAWDAAKH